The genomic region GACTGTTCCTTTGCCAATGTTCAACCCCATTCAGGTTCACAAGCGAATCAAGCTGTTTTTTTGGCTTTATTGGAACCTGGTGATTCAATTTTGGGTATGTCACTTGCTGCAGGTGGTCATTTGACACATGGCGCAAAACCTAATTTGTCAGGTAAGTGGTTTAATGCACATTATTACGGCGTGAGTCGAGTTGACGATTTAATCGATTATGATGAAGTTGCAACTTTAGCGCGTGAACACAAGCCTAAACTTATTATTGCAGGTGGTTCAGCGTATCCAAGGCTTATTGATTTTGCACGATTCAGGCAAATTGCTGATGAAGTGGGTGCTTATCTAATGGTTGATATGGCACATTTTGCGGGTCTTGTGGCGGGTGGTGTTTTTCCATCTCCATTACCGCATGCCCATATTGTGACGACAACGACGCATAAAACACTTCGTGGTCCTCGTGGTGGAATGATTTTAAGTAATGATCCAGAGCTTGGTAAAAAAATAAATTCGGCAATTTTTCCAGGGTTACAAGGCGGTCCTTTAATGCATGTGATTGCTGCTAAAGCTGTTGCGTTGCAAGAAGCGCTTTCTGAAGATTTTAAAAAATATGCAAAAGCCGTTATTGAAAATGCACGTGCGCTTGCGCAAAGATTGCGTGATAAAGGTTTTGGTGTTGTGTCGGGTGGTACTGATT from Alphaproteobacteria bacterium harbors:
- the glyA gene encoding serine hydroxymethyltransferase, yielding MESDPEISIAISEELKRQQNQIELIASENIVSLAVLQAQGSVLTNKYAEGYPQKRYYGGCEYVDRVEQLAIDRAKQLFDCSFANVQPHSGSQANQAVFLALLEPGDSILGMSLAAGGHLTHGAKPNLSGKWFNAHYYGVSRVDDLIDYDEVATLAREHKPKLIIAGGSAYPRLIDFARFRQIADEVGAYLMVDMAHFAGLVAGGVFPSPLPHAHIVTTTTHKTLRGPRGGMILSNDPELGKKINSAIFPGLQGGPLMHVIAAKAVALQEALSEDFKKYAKAVIENARALAQRLRDKGFGVVSGGTDSHLLLVDLRTKNLTGNVAEQVLERVGLTCNKNAVPFDPQPPTVTSGIRLGTPSGTTRGFGVPEFLMIGDYIAEILESASNPELLQQIESKIRKNVLVLCDRFPIYKNLS